In the Ferribacterium limneticum genome, CGCGAGGAAGCGAAGCTGTCGTACAGCTTGCTCCGACTGGTCAATTCAGCGGCACTGGCCCCACGCAGTCCGATTACCAGCTTTGCCCAGGCGATCAACCTGCTTGGTCGCCGCCAGTTGCAGCGTTGGCTGCAACTGCTGGTCTACTCGGATCCCAATAACGGGCAACACCCAACCCCGTTGCTGCAGAAAGCCGCTTCGCGCGGCCGCATCCTCGAGCTACTAGCACGAAAGCTTGAACCGGCGCTCGATAATCCGGAAGACACGGCTTTCATGATCGGCACCTTCTCGCTGCTCGACGTCCTCCTCAACATGTCCGTCTCGGACATCCTGCATCAGCTTCCATTGCCCGTTGTCATCCAGAAGGCACTGGCGGAACATGAGGGCCCGCTGGGCCAATTGCTCAGCGTGATCGACGCTGCCGACCGGCACGACTTGAAGCTGGCCGCGACATTGCTGGAAAAAATCGGCATTGATGCCGATAGCTATCTCGATGCTCAACTCGATGCCTACAGTTGGGCAGCGAAAATCAGGCCGGCCGACTGATCAACCGAAGCGGCCGCTGAGGAAGGGGTTGTACTTGCGCTCTTCGCCAAAGGTCGACATCGGGCCGTGGCCGGGGATGAAATCGATGTCATCGCCCAGCGGGAAGAGTTGTTCCGTGATTGAACGGATCAGCGTGTCATGGTCGCCGCGCGGGAAATCGGTACGACCGATCGAGCCCTGAAACAGCACATCACCGACCTGCGCCAGCCGGCTCGGGGCATGGAAGAAAACGACGTGGCCGGGCGTGTGGCCGGGGCAATGCAGGACATCGAGTTCAACCTCGCCAAACGTCACCTTGTCGCCGGCTTTCAACCAGCGATTCGGTTCGAAGCTACGGACATTCGGGAAGCCGAACATTTTGCTCTGTTGCGGCATGCCTTCGATCCAGAAGCGATCTTCTTCATGCGGGCCTTCGATGGCCACCCCGGTCTGCTCGGCCAGCGCGGCAACGCCGCCGGCATGGTCGATATGGCCGTGGGTGACGAGAATCTTGGCCAGCGTCAATTTCTCGTCTTCGAGCAGACGCCGGATGCGCTCAATATCGCCACCGGGGTCGATCACTACCGCCTGGCGGGTGTTCTCGCACCAGAAAACGGTGCAATTCTGTTCAAAAGGCGTGACGGGAACAATGGCGTAGCGCATGGCAGAAAAGGGAATGTTTGAGCTTTGGCGATTATCGCATGCCCCTACCCTTGCCCGGCACCGCCCGCCCCCTTAAACTCCCTGAGCTTGATTCAAAAATAATTTCAAGGGCCAATACACACATGCTCGACCACCCGCTGCCGGATATCGAATCCTGGACCCTGCTGTTCAGCAATAACGGTCTGCCTGTCCTGCGGGTTACCAAGCGGCGAATCGAAGAAATGCGCGCCGATCTCGACCGCGTCGATGCCCGCGAACTGGCCCGGCTGATCCTGCAGGATCCGATCATGACGGTACGGGTGCTGGCCTATATCCAGCCAATGCATGGCCGCGCCTTGCAGCGGGATATCACGACCATCGCCAGCGCCGTGATGATGGCCGGCATCGAACCCTTCTTCCGGCACTTCGATGAGTTATTCACGATTGAAGATCAACTCAAGGGGGCTGGTCCGCAAGCGCTGCTCGGCGTCCTGCAGATTATCCGCCGTGCCCAGCGCGCTGCCGACTACGCGCAGGAATGGGCCATCTGGCGCCACGACATCAATATGGAAGAGGTGCGCATTGCTGCGCTGCTGCACGATCTGGCCGAAATCCTGGTGTGGTGTTCCGCCCCCCCACTCGGCCTGAAAATTCTCGAACAGCAAAAAGCCCATCCGACGATGCGCAGTGCCGACGCCCAGAAAAACACCCTGGGTTTCACCTTCTTCGAAATCCAGCTGGAACTCTGTCGCGCCTGGCACCTGCCGGAATTGCTGCAGCGACTGATCGACGACGAGCACGCCGAGAACCCGCGGGTCAAGAATGCCACCCTGGCTGTCCGCCTGGCGCGACATTCGTCGCATGGCTGGAACGACCCGGCACTGCCCGACGATTACACGGATATCGGCCAGTTGCTGAACATCACGCCTGAGGCCGTCCGCCAGCGCCTCGGCCTTGAGCCGATGCCGGCCCGCGAGGCCGACGGCCAGGACGCCGACTGATCATCCGCCACGAATCCGGCGGATTGGCATACCCCACCGCCTGATCGCGCTAACCGCAGTAGCGCAGATTGGCCCAGTCGAGCAGTAATTCAGGGGACTGATAGGCCATGAAAATCAGCGCCAGCAGCAGGACCGCCAGCGCCACACCGACCCCGCCGAGAAACCAGCGCCACTGCGGCTTCAAGCGGCAGCCCCCTGACGGACCAGCGGTTTTTCGTTGATCGGCCAAGAACACAGGGTCGCCAGCACCGACAGTCCGATCGACAGCGACCAGGCCAGCGAGTAGGAGCCGGTCTCGTCAAAGATCCGCCCGCCCAGCCAGGCCCCCAGAAAGCTGCCCAACTGGTGGCCAAGGAAGACCACGCCAGTAAGCATCGACATGTAGCGCAGCCCGAATATCTGGGCGATCAGGCCATTGGTCAGCGGCACCGTGCCCAGCCAGAGCAGGCCGATCACCGCCGCAAACGCCCACGCGACGGCCGTCGTCAGCGGCACCAGCATGAAAATCAGGATCGCCACGGCACGCAGCCCGTAGATCAGCACCAGCAGATTTTTCTTGCTTGATCGCCCGCCCCCCCAGCCGAAAATGAACGAGCCGAAGATGTTGAACAGGCCGATCAGCGCCACGGCTGTCATGCCGACATTGGCCGACATGCCTGAATCGACCAGATAGGACGGCAGGTGCAGCATGATGAAGGCCGTCTGGAAGCCGCAGACAAAGTAGCCCCAGAACAGGTAATGAAAACTGCGCTCGCCGCTTGCTTCGCGCAGCGCCTCGGCCACCGACTGCCCGGCGCCGGCGGAGGGCTTGTGGCCATCGGCCATGGCGTAGGCCAGCGGCGCAATCAGCCCGACGCCGCAAGCCAGCAACACCAGGGCGCTCTGCCAGCCATAGGTGGAGATCAGCATCTGCCCGATCGGCAGCACGGCGAACTGGCCGAGCGAACCGCCAGCACTGGCGATACCAAGCGCGAGACTGCGCTTTTCCGGTGTCGTGTGCCGCCCGATGACGCCCATGATCACGGCGAAGGTCGTTCCCGACAGGCCAAGGCCGATCAGGACGCCGGCCGAAAGATCAAGGCTGAGCGGCGTGCCGGCCTGCGACATCAGGACCAGGCCGATCACATAGAGCACTGCCGCACCAACCACCGTACGCCCCGCGCCATGGCGGTCGGCAATGGCTCCGGCAAAGGGCGAGGCCAGCCCCCAGACCAGATTCTGGATGGCGAAGGCGAAGGAGTAGGTTTCGCGGCTCCAGCCATGATCGGTCGTCATCGGCTGCAGGAAGAGTCCCGCCGTATGGCGAACCCCCATCGACAGGGTCAGGATGATGCAGCCGATGGTCAGGATGACCAGCGGGGTGCGCCAGGAGGCATTGCTTGCGTTCATGTCCACTTCCTCGAATGAGCCTGTTGGAGCACCAGACTTACACCGGGTTCCCGGCGCGTGCTTCGAGCCCTTCCCAGCGTTCGAGCAGCACCATCAATTCGTCGTCAATCGCGGCCAGCCGCTCGGAGACCTTTTGCGCGGCAGCCGGATCGCTTTGGTAGAGCGAAGCATCGGCGAGACGCTTGCCCAGTTCGGCCTGCTCGGCTTCCAGGCCGGCGATCTTGCCGGGCAGCTCTTCCAGCTCACGCTGTTCTTTCCACGACAGTTTTTCGCCTTTCGGCTTGGCCGGTTCGACGGCCTTGACGGGCTCGGCTGCCTTGGCGGCTGCCTTGGCGGCGGGCTTGGCTTCCGCCTTGGCCTTCGGCGTTTCTTTGGCCACGCTGGCCTTGTAGGTCGCCCAGTCGGTGTAGCCGCCGGCGTATTCCTTCCAGACGCCGTCGCCTTCGGCGGCGATGGTCTGGGTGACCACGTTGTCGATGAAAGTCCGGTCATGGCTGACCAGGAACAGCGTGCCTTCGTAGGTCTGCAGCAGCTCTTCGAGCAGTTCCAGGGTTTCGATGTCGAGGTCGTTGGTCGGCTCGTCGAGCACCAGCACGTTGGCCGGCTTGGCAAACAGGCGGGCCAGCAGCAGCCGGTTGCGCTCACCGCCGGAGAGCGAACTGACCGGTGACCGGGCGCGCTCCGGCGCGAACAGGAAGTCTTCGAGGTAACCGATCACGTGCTTGCGGGCGCCGCCGATATCAACCCAGTCCGAGCCCGGCGAAATAACGTCGGCCAGCGTCGAATTCGGGTCGAGCTGGGTGCGGAACTGGTCGAAATAGGCGATATCCATTTTCGTGCCCTGGCGCACGATGCCGGAATCCGGCTTGATTTCGTCGAGAATCAAACGCAGCAGCGTCGTCTTGCCGGCGCCGTTGGGGCCGATCAGGCCGATCTTGTCGCCGCGCTGGATGCGGGTTGAAAAATCGCGAACGATCGGCTTTTCACCGTAGGACTTGAAGACATGCTCCAGCTCGGCCACCAGTTTGCCGCTCTTGTCGCCGGAATCGAGTTGCAGATTGACCTTGCCCATCCGCTCGCGCCGCGCCTGACGCTCAGCCCGCAGTTGATCGAGCCGCTGGACACGGAATACGGCGCGCGTCCGCCGCGCTTCGACGCCCTTGCGAATCCAGATTTCTTCTTCCTTGAGCAGCTTGTCGGCCCGCGCGTTGGCCAGGCCTTCCTCGTGCAGTTGCGCCTCTTTGCGCAGTTGGTATTCCTTGAAGCTACCGGGAAAACTGGCCAGCTTGCCGCGATCGAGTTCGACGATGCGGGTGCACACGCGGTCGAGAAAGGAGCGGTCGTGGGTGATGAAAAACAGCGTGACGCCCGATTCGATCAGCAGGTTTTCCAGCCATTCGATGGCGGCGATGTCGAGGTGGTTGGTCGGTTCGTCGAGCAGCAGCACCTCGGGCGCGACCGCCAGGGCCTGGGCCAGGGCCAGACGCTTCTTCTGACCGCCGGACAGGCTGCCAACCCTGGCGTCCGGGTCCAGCCCGAAACGCTCGATGACGCGCTCGGCCTGCGCCTCGTAGGCCCAGGCGCCGCGCGCCTCGAGTTCGTGCTGCAGTTCCGACATGCGGTTGAGCAGGGTGTCGTGGTCGGCATCCGGCTCGCCCAGCTGGTGCGAGACCTCGTGGTATTCCGCCAGCAGGGTCGCGTTTTCGCCCATGCCGGAAATCACCGCCTCGAAGACCGTCGATTCGGCGTCGAAAGGCGGTTCCTGCGGCACGTAGCCGACGCGAATGCCGGGCTGCGCCCAGACTTCGCCGTCGTCCAGCCGCCCGCGCCCGCTACCGGCCGCCATTGCGGCGAGCAAAGAGGATTTGCCGGTGCCGTTACGACCGATCAGGGCCACCCTTTCACCCGGATCGAGCAGGAAATCGGCGTGATCGAGAAGCGGCACATGGCCGTAGGCAAGGCAGGCAGAGGAGAGTTTTAGGTAGGGCATTGGTCGCAATGAAAACGGCGCCCCGCAAGGCGCCGTGTTGGGAAGAAACGAATTTTAGCCGCTTGCCGGGCAATCAGGTGGTAAAGCGAGCCAACTGCGCCTGCAGATCGGCCGCCAGACGCTGCAGATTCTGCGCTCGCTCGCTGTTGCGCATCGCGCGGCTGTTGCTGCCTTCGGCGGCCTGGGCGATGTTTTCGACCAAACGGGCAATCTCCTGGCTGGCCGAACTCTGCTCGCGCGTACTGTCGGCAATCCCGTGCACCACTTCGACGGTCTGCTGCGCCCGCTGATCGATAATCTCCAGCGAATCTCCCGCCTGCCGCGCCATGCCGACGCTACCGCTCATGTTGGTGCTGACGTCCTGCATCCGCTGAACGGCCCGCCCGGTCTCTTCCAGGATGGCGTGGACGGTGGTCGAAATTTCCTGGGTCGACAATGAGGTCCGCTCGGCCAGCTTGCGCACTTCATCGGCCACAACGGCGAAACCGCGCCCCTGCTCACCAGCCCGGGCCGCCTCGATGGCAGCGTTGAGGGCCAGCAGATTGGTCTGGTCGGCGATCTCGCGAATGACGCCAACGACACTGGAAATCTGCTTCGAGCGTTCGCCAAGCGACTGGATCAGGGCTGCCGATTCGTTGATGTCGCCTGCCACACGCTCCAGTTCAGTCATGGCGCGATAGACCACCTCGCGTCCCGAGCCGGTGACTCCTTTGGCATCTTCAGAAATCTGGGCCGCCTGGTTGGCATTGTCGGCCACATGCGTGATGCTGACCGACAATTCCTCGACCGACGCAGCGATGCCCGATGCCGAAACAGAGGCCTGCTCGGACGCGGTGAGCGCCGAATTGGCGGCATCCTGCAACTCGTTGGCCGCGACCGCCACCTGCGAAGACGACGACGAAACGCCACGCACCAGGCTGCGCATGCTTTCCGCCATCTGGTTGAAAGCCTGGGCGATGACATGAACCTCATTGCGACTACCCGGCACCGCCCCCTGCACCACGGCCCGCAAATCCCCCTGGCTGATGCGTTCGACCTCCTGAACCATCTGTCCCAGCGAACGCAGGCGGATACTGACCAGCAGATAGACCATCGTCGCCAGCACCAGGGCGGCCACGATGCTGACAAGGATCAGCAGATTGCGCAGGGCATGGCTTTCCTCAAGATATTCGTCCAGCCAGCTGCCGGTGCCAACGGTCCATCCCCAGGCCGGGGAGGTGGCGGCATAGATGATTTTTTCCCGCGACGCATTGTTGCCATCGGCCATCGAATACCGGAAAAGCCCATCTTTCCGCTCCAGTATCTGACGCAGTATGGTCCGCGTAGCTTCGGGCAAATCGATCTGGCCGATCTGTTGCTCCTGGAACTTCGGGTGCATGACGAACTCGCCTATCCCCTTCTCGTCGGTCGGGCGGACGATGTAAACATAGCCGGTCTTGCCGGCGACGATTTTGCCGAACTGGTCGCGAATACGCTTCATCTCCTTGTCCAGGGAGATACGCACCGAATAGGCCAGCCATGGCTTGCCATCCGCGCTCTTCAGGAATTTGACGGTACTGAAGTTGTATTTGCCGCCCCGGATCGCCAGCCCCTGGTAATCCTGACCAGCCAGCAGCGCCTTGGCCACCGGATCGCCATCGGGCAGGGGCACACCATTCATGGCCTTGCCTTCCTTATCCTTGAGCAGGGTAGCCAGGCGATAAACCTTGTTGTCGCGGACAATCAGAAAGGCGGCATCGCTCCCGGTCAGCTCACGAAAGGCCTTCAGTTGCCGATCGTTGCCATTCAGGACTTCGTTGCCCAGCTTGACGGCAGGAAGATCCACATCGCCAGTCTTGACCAGACCGCTGCCAGGCTCGGGTTGAATGGCCAGGTACTTCAGGAAGAAGCGCGATTCGTCGTCGCCGCGCTCTTTTACGGATTCAAAAAGCGAATCGAGCATGCTCGCCATCAGCTTGGCCTCATGCGCCAGATTGGCCTCGGCCACCGCAATCGCGGCATTGTCAGCCTTCTGCTGAACGATCAGGGTCATCACCGAAAAGACGACGACCAATGCCGCAATGGTCGCCAAGATTAGTTGTTGAGCGATTGGACGCCGTGCGAAACCACTGACCATGGCAATTTTCTCCTCTGTATTTATATTCGCCTTTCGAAATCTATCATAACGCTGCCTCCGCCAGTACAATGCGGACCTCCGGCGCGTCTCCATAGTTAAATGGATATAACGGCTCCCTCCTAAGGAGCAGTTCCTGGTTCGATTCCGGGTGGGGACGCCACCTCCCTTGGCCTGTCGGCATAGAGCCATGCGACCCAAAAGACAAACCCCTCAGCACTCGGTCGATATCAGCGAAGAAGCAGGCGTGCGCCATCTGCACTTCGGCTCCGACTGGATCCAGGGCGCCATGCGCATTGCCCGCCCGTGGTCGCTGGAACTGGCTTACACCCGCGAAATGATGGCCGGGCTCCTGCTCCGCCAGCAGCCGCACTGGCCGCGCCAGGCGCTGTTGATCGGGCTCGGCGCCGGTTCGCTGGCCAAGTACATCTACCGTTACTTGCCCGAGTGCCGGATGACCATCGTCGAAATCAATCCGCAGGTGGAATTCATTGCCCGGCAGTACTTCAAGCTGCCGGACGACCCGCGCCGCCTGGATGTCACGATCGGTTGTGGTGCCGACTACATGCTGGGCGGCGACCGCCGCTTCGACCTGATCCTGATTGACGGCTACGATCCGGAAGGACGGGCCGGGGTGCTGGATACGGAACCGTTCTACCAGGCCTGTCGCAGCCGACTGAGTGACGACGGTCTGTGCGGCTTTAACCTGCTTGGCTGGAACAAGGGGTTTCAGGGGAGTGTCGAACGCATCCGTAGTGCCTTCGATGGGCGAGTCGCCGTTTTCCCCTCGTGCGACAGCGGCAACACCATCGCCTTCGCGACCGGCGGCAATCCGGTCGATGTCTCGCTCGACGACATGCGGGCCCGAGCCACGCAACTGAAAAAAGAGACCCGGCTCGACCTGTTACCGACCATCAGCCGGATACAGTTCTCGTATCCCTTGCCAGATGGGCATCTCCGCATCTGATTGCGTGTATTTCTTGATTTTTCTGTTTTTTGAACTAAAAACAGATTGTCCCCCACCCATAACGATGACAAGGCGGATCGAAGAAAAATAAACAGCAGGCAATCATGACCTGACTCCTATTTTTCCAATCGAAGGAGGATCCGATGTTGTCGATACAAGATGTTTTGGACTATTGCGACCTTGATCGCGGTGAAATCGAGGCAATTGCGGAACACGAGCACATTCCGATGACCATTGCCGCCGAGATGAGTGAATCCTTGTTGTGCACCCCCGAGGGGGTTTGCCAGTTGCATGTGATGTTTCTCGAAAACATCCAACATGCCATCGAGGCCGGACGGATCGAACACGTCAAGGAACTGGCGGCGGCCTACGAGCATCTGCAGCGATCACATCCGTTGCCAAGCGTGCACTGATGTGAGCGGCGTACTGGCAGGCTAGCTGTGTCGCCCCTGCCCGTAACCGTTCTCGACGGCGTATAGCGCAACTTGGACGCGGCTGCTCATGTTCAGCTTCTTGAAGATGTTCTGCACATGAATCTTGACGGTGCTTTCGGCCAGATCGAGTTTGCGGGCGATTTCCTTGTTGCTCTCGCCCAGCGCCAGTGAGGCCAGGATGTCGCGCTCGCGCGGCGAGAAGCGGTCCCGTTCGGTGGCCGCTGCTTCGTTCCGCGGCGGGTTGCGGACACCCTGAATCAGTTTTGCCGTCATTTGCTGCGAAACGATCGACTCGCCCTGCGCTGCCCGCCGAATGGCATCGATCAGCGTGTCGGTTTCGATGTTCTTCAGCAGGTAGCCGCTGGCGCCGGCCCGCAAGGCATCCATCAGATCCTGCGCATCCTCCGAGACGGTGAGCATCAGGACGCGGACTTCCGGCATTTCCTCGGCGATCACTTTGACGGCCTCCAGCCCGGAAACACCGGGCATGTGCAGGTCGAGCAGGGCCACATCGGGCTTCAGCGAGCGGACACGCTTGATCCCCTCCAGCCCGTCGCCGGCCTCACCCACCACTTCGAAGTCCTCGTTGCGCTGCAGCAGCGACTTGATGCCACTGCGAAACAAGGTGTGATCATCGACCAGCAATACCCGGATTTTTTCGCTCATTTCAGACGGTCTCCCTATTTTCTTTCGGCAGGTTGAGGGTGACACAAGCCCCCTCGCCCGGTTTGGATGTTATCCGACATTCGCCCCCGATGCGGTGTGCCCGTTCACGCATGATCTGCAGGCCGACGTGGCGGTCCGACTGGCAATTGGGGTCGTTCTGCGGATCGAAGCCGACCCCGTCATCCTGAATGGTGATCCGGCTCTGCGCCATGTCCTGATTGACCACCACCCGCACATGGCTTGCCTTGGCGTGCTTGCGGATATTGGACAGCGATTCCTGGACGATGTGCATGACCTGGATTTCGTCGGTCGGCGGCATCGGCACGGTCGGCCCAAGGCGGTCGAACTCGGTCTTGATGCCGGTCTGCCCCTCGAACTTTTCCAGCGCTGCATTGATGGCTGAATCGAGGTCGGATTGATGCACGCGGGTCCGAAAATGAACCAGCAGCTCGCGGACATCGTCATAACTTTCCTGCACGCCCTCGCGCAACTGGCCAGCCGTTTGCATGGCCTCCTCGGCTCTGCCCTTGCGCAGCGAATCCTGCAGCAGTTGCACCTGGATATTGAGAAAGGCCAGGCCCTGAGCAATCGAATCGTGCAATTCCTGCGCCAGCAGGTTGCGTTCTTCGGAAACCGCCAGTTCCTTCTCGCGGGATTTGAGGCGCTGATTCTCGATGGCCACGCCAAGGTGATGCCCCAGCGTTTCGAGCAGATGCATTTCCTGCTCTGACAAGGCCTGCGGCTGGCGGAAATAGAGGTTATAGACGCCCAGACGCTGCTTGTCGCACAGGATGCTGAAAGCCGTTGCGGTGGCGAAGCCTTCGCGGATACAGGTCCGTAGCCGCATGCTCTCGGGCGGATTGATCGTGGCAAAGGCGGCCGGCCGGGAGCTCTGGAAGACGTCCCCGCAGAGGCAATCGCCGCAATTGATCTCGCCCTCGTTGGCGACAAACTCATCAGACAGACCATCGTGGGTCATCAGGTACAGTTTTTCAGTCTGCGGCAGATACAGGCGCACGGCGCCGGCGTCCGCACCCAGCTTCGTCTTGATGCGGTCGAGAAAGTCCTCGCACAGGGCCTCCAGCGGCGCCGGCTCGCTCAGGAGTGAGGTCATCTCATAGAGAATCCCCAATTCCCGATTGCGCTGCGCCAGGCGGCGGGTTTCTGCTTCGACGCGGTGCTCCAGCGTGCCGTAGGCCGTCTCCAGATGCTCGGCCATCTGGTTGAAGCCTGCCGCCAGCCCGCCCAGTTCGTCGTCGCTGGCGACTGGCACACGCACCGTCAGATCGTTGCCGGTCATCCTTTGCATGCCGGCGTGCAAAACGCCCACCGGACGAATCACCAGGCGGCTGAAATAGCGGATCAGGAGCACCGTGCCCAGGATGGCCAGAAAGACCAGCGCCACCTGGACGCTGCGCAGCAGGTTGGTGTCGTAGGCGTAGCTGCGCTCCATGGCCAGCACCAGTTCGTTGATGTTGCTGACGAAGGGTTCGATCTCGGCAGCAAAGCCATCCGCCGCATTTTCCCGTTCGGCCCGAGCGCCGGCCAGATAGCGCGACACCAGGGGGCGAACCTTGGCCTGCCAGGCCTTGCCGACATCGGACAGGCGATCCTGAACTTCGTAATTGCGCGGCGGCGACAGGGGGCGTATCGGGTCACCCAGTTGCAAATCGCGCAGCACCTTGTCGAAGTGCTTGAGCTCTTCCTCCAGCGCGGCACCGACCGTCGGCTCCTGCGCCCTGGCTTCCAGCCCCCGGGCCATCAGGTGGCCGATGCGGTAAGTCCGCATGCGCTGGCTACCGGCGTCGTTGATCGCCGCAGCAACCCCTTCCAGCTGCCAGGAAATGAGCAGGGTCAGACCAATGGCCGAGGTCGCGACAAGGAAGAAGACGACCAGCATGCCAATGATTTTGTGCGAGAGTTTGCCGGAGAAGGCCAACATCCAGGTCATTCCATGACGAAACCTTGAACCTTAGCCGCGCCCCCCCGGAAATGCAAAGGACCTGCATCAAGAAAAATGCCCGCCAGATTGCGCTGGCGGGCAAAAATCGCTGACAGGAGGGCAGCGACGATGGTGGAGATTAGCGCGGGATCAGGCCGCTATCTTTTCGACATGCGCCTGCTTTTCGTAAAGGAATTCGAGCACCGCAGCGCGGTAATCGATATAGGCCGGATCATGGGCCAGCGTCAGGCGATCGCGCGGGCGCGGCAGATTGACCTGCAGCACTTCGCCGATGGTCGCCGCCGGGCCGTTGGTCATCATCACGATCTTGTCCGAGAGCAGCACGGCCTCGTCCACATCGTGGGTGACCATGACGGTCGTCGCCTTGGTCGCCTCGCAAATTTTCATCAGTTCGTCCTGCAGTTTGGCCCGGGTCAGGGCATCCAGCGCGCCGAAAGGCTCGTCCATCAGCAAGACCTTGGGCTGCATCGACAAGGCGCGGGCGATGCCGACGCGCTGCTTCATGCCGCCGGAGATTTCGTGCGGATACTTGGCGCTGGCGTGATCGAGTCCGACCAGGTTGATGGCGGCGGCGGTGCGCTCCTTCAATTTGGCCTTGCCCTCCTTCTCGCCAAACACGCGTTCGACGGCGAGATAGACGTTCTCGAAACAGGTCAGCCAGGGCAGCAGGCTGTGGTTCTGGAAAACCACCGCCCGTTCCGGACCTGGGCCGGCGATTTCACGACCGTCGCAGAGCAGCACGCCGGTGGTTGGCTTGGTCAGGCCGGCGATCAGGTTGAGCAAGGTCGATTTGCCGCAACCGGAGTGGCCGATCAGTGCGATGAACTCCCCCTGCTTGATGGTCAGGTCGATGTCGCGCAGGGCGACGAACTTGCCCTTCTTGGTGTCGAAGGTCTGGCCGACACGCTCGATTTGGACGAATTTTTCCATGATCTGCACTCCTTAAGACGATTCTTTGGTCAGCTTCTTGGCCAGCAGGATCAGC is a window encoding:
- a CDS encoding MBL fold metallo-hydrolase — translated: MRYAIVPVTPFEQNCTVFWCENTRQAVVIDPGGDIERIRRLLEDEKLTLAKILVTHGHIDHAGGVAALAEQTGVAIEGPHEEDRFWIEGMPQQSKMFGFPNVRSFEPNRWLKAGDKVTFGEVELDVLHCPGHTPGHVVFFHAPSRLAQVGDVLFQGSIGRTDFPRGDHDTLIRSITEQLFPLGDDIDFIPGHGPMSTFGEERKYNPFLSGRFG
- a CDS encoding HDOD domain-containing protein, with the translated sequence MLDHPLPDIESWTLLFSNNGLPVLRVTKRRIEEMRADLDRVDARELARLILQDPIMTVRVLAYIQPMHGRALQRDITTIASAVMMAGIEPFFRHFDELFTIEDQLKGAGPQALLGVLQIIRRAQRAADYAQEWAIWRHDINMEEVRIAALLHDLAEILVWCSAPPLGLKILEQQKAHPTMRSADAQKNTLGFTFFEIQLELCRAWHLPELLQRLIDDEHAENPRVKNATLAVRLARHSSHGWNDPALPDDYTDIGQLLNITPEAVRQRLGLEPMPAREADGQDAD
- a CDS encoding MFS transporter, which encodes MNASNASWRTPLVILTIGCIILTLSMGVRHTAGLFLQPMTTDHGWSRETYSFAFAIQNLVWGLASPFAGAIADRHGAGRTVVGAAVLYVIGLVLMSQAGTPLSLDLSAGVLIGLGLSGTTFAVIMGVIGRHTTPEKRSLALGIASAGGSLGQFAVLPIGQMLISTYGWQSALVLLACGVGLIAPLAYAMADGHKPSAGAGQSVAEALREASGERSFHYLFWGYFVCGFQTAFIMLHLPSYLVDSGMSANVGMTAVALIGLFNIFGSFIFGWGGGRSSKKNLLVLIYGLRAVAILIFMLVPLTTAVAWAFAAVIGLLWLGTVPLTNGLIAQIFGLRYMSMLTGVVFLGHQLGSFLGAWLGGRIFDETGSYSLAWSLSIGLSVLATLCSWPINEKPLVRQGAAA
- a CDS encoding ATP-binding cassette domain-containing protein, translated to MPYLKLSSACLAYGHVPLLDHADFLLDPGERVALIGRNGTGKSSLLAAMAAGSGRGRLDDGEVWAQPGIRVGYVPQEPPFDAESTVFEAVISGMGENATLLAEYHEVSHQLGEPDADHDTLLNRMSELQHELEARGAWAYEAQAERVIERFGLDPDARVGSLSGGQKKRLALAQALAVAPEVLLLDEPTNHLDIAAIEWLENLLIESGVTLFFITHDRSFLDRVCTRIVELDRGKLASFPGSFKEYQLRKEAQLHEEGLANARADKLLKEEEIWIRKGVEARRTRAVFRVQRLDQLRAERQARRERMGKVNLQLDSGDKSGKLVAELEHVFKSYGEKPIVRDFSTRIQRGDKIGLIGPNGAGKTTLLRLILDEIKPDSGIVRQGTKMDIAYFDQFRTQLDPNSTLADVISPGSDWVDIGGARKHVIGYLEDFLFAPERARSPVSSLSGGERNRLLLARLFAKPANVLVLDEPTNDLDIETLELLEELLQTYEGTLFLVSHDRTFIDNVVTQTIAAEGDGVWKEYAGGYTDWATYKASVAKETPKAKAEAKPAAKAAAKAAEPVKAVEPAKPKGEKLSWKEQRELEELPGKIAGLEAEQAELGKRLADASLYQSDPAAAQKVSERLAAIDDELMVLLERWEGLEARAGNPV
- a CDS encoding methyl-accepting chemotaxis protein, with the translated sequence MATIAALVVVFSVMTLIVQQKADNAAIAVAEANLAHEAKLMASMLDSLFESVKERGDDESRFFLKYLAIQPEPGSGLVKTGDVDLPAVKLGNEVLNGNDRQLKAFRELTGSDAAFLIVRDNKVYRLATLLKDKEGKAMNGVPLPDGDPVAKALLAGQDYQGLAIRGGKYNFSTVKFLKSADGKPWLAYSVRISLDKEMKRIRDQFGKIVAGKTGYVYIVRPTDEKGIGEFVMHPKFQEQQIGQIDLPEATRTILRQILERKDGLFRYSMADGNNASREKIIYAATSPAWGWTVGTGSWLDEYLEESHALRNLLILVSIVAALVLATMVYLLVSIRLRSLGQMVQEVERISQGDLRAVVQGAVPGSRNEVHVIAQAFNQMAESMRSLVRGVSSSSSQVAVAANELQDAANSALTASEQASVSASGIAASVEELSVSITHVADNANQAAQISEDAKGVTGSGREVVYRAMTELERVAGDINESAALIQSLGERSKQISSVVGVIREIADQTNLLALNAAIEAARAGEQGRGFAVVADEVRKLAERTSLSTQEISTTVHAILEETGRAVQRMQDVSTNMSGSVGMARQAGDSLEIIDQRAQQTVEVVHGIADSTREQSSASQEIARLVENIAQAAEGSNSRAMRNSERAQNLQRLAADLQAQLARFTT
- a CDS encoding spermine/spermidine synthase domain-containing protein; its protein translation is MRPKRQTPQHSVDISEEAGVRHLHFGSDWIQGAMRIARPWSLELAYTREMMAGLLLRQQPHWPRQALLIGLGAGSLAKYIYRYLPECRMTIVEINPQVEFIARQYFKLPDDPRRLDVTIGCGADYMLGGDRRFDLILIDGYDPEGRAGVLDTEPFYQACRSRLSDDGLCGFNLLGWNKGFQGSVERIRSAFDGRVAVFPSCDSGNTIAFATGGNPVDVSLDDMRARATQLKKETRLDLLPTISRIQFSYPLPDGHLRI
- a CDS encoding response regulator, coding for MSEKIRVLLVDDHTLFRSGIKSLLQRNEDFEVVGEAGDGLEGIKRVRSLKPDVALLDLHMPGVSGLEAVKVIAEEMPEVRVLMLTVSEDAQDLMDALRAGASGYLLKNIETDTLIDAIRRAAQGESIVSQQMTAKLIQGVRNPPRNEAAATERDRFSPRERDILASLALGESNKEIARKLDLAESTVKIHVQNIFKKLNMSSRVQVALYAVENGYGQGRHS